From a region of the Candidatus Jettenia caeni genome:
- a CDS encoding putative endonuclease, whose product MTIQEIKTVLEKINFPHRFVSEQTAVCIMALSDKTERKGLLADHKSLCEGARIHDILNFARNELGKQVAENTREAYRKTSLAPLLNYGLVVRHQLSTNDPNTYYRLHPNFERLFSEKHPEKQQNLIAELQIKSTKLRERHTRKVSQYNTVCVQINSEDTFSLSPGAHNILEKAIIEVFSHAFLSKLQVVYLGDTAPRKGYQNRVLMRRLNLPIDTAESLPDVILLSEHEKHLVIVEAVTSSGPINHIRLEQLQEFTLESSKLGYKISYITAFPSRAVFRRFVEDIAWGSSVWIENEPNNIVHFEEFDDK is encoded by the coding sequence ATGACAATTCAGGAGATTAAGACTGTTCTTGAGAAAATAAATTTTCCCCATCGGTTCGTTTCTGAACAAACAGCGGTATGCATAATGGCATTGTCCGATAAAACTGAAAGAAAGGGATTGTTAGCTGATCATAAAAGTTTGTGCGAAGGAGCCAGAATCCATGATATTTTGAATTTCGCTAGAAATGAATTGGGTAAACAGGTTGCAGAAAATACACGAGAAGCATACAGAAAGACCTCCCTTGCACCTCTCTTGAATTATGGTCTTGTGGTTAGGCATCAACTCAGCACTAATGACCCAAATACATACTATAGACTCCATCCAAATTTTGAACGTCTTTTTTCTGAGAAACATCCTGAAAAGCAGCAAAATCTTATTGCTGAGCTACAAATTAAATCAACAAAATTAAGAGAACGACACACACGTAAGGTATCTCAGTATAATACTGTTTGTGTACAAATAAATAGTGAAGATACCTTTTCTCTTAGTCCCGGTGCACACAACATCCTTGAAAAGGCTATCATTGAAGTATTTAGCCACGCTTTTTTAAGTAAGCTACAAGTGGTGTATCTTGGGGATACAGCACCAAGAAAAGGCTATCAAAATCGAGTATTAATGAGACGTTTGAATCTTCCCATTGATACTGCTGAATCATTACCAGATGTTATTCTTCTTTCTGAACATGAAAAACATCTTGTGATTGTTGAAGCAGTAACAAGCAGTGGTCCGATAAATCATATACGTCTTGAGCAATTACAGGAATTTACGCTAGAATCAAGTAAATTGGGATACAAAATCAGTTATATTACCGCCTTTCCTTCCCGTGCTGTTTTTAGAAGGTTTGTTGAAGATATTGCTTGGGGAAGTAGTGTATGGATTGAGAATGAACCAAATAATATTGTGCATTTTGAAGAGTTTGATGATAAATGA
- a CDS encoding DNA methylase, which produces MQLGLPGINDNIDVRRKNVLSSPKFGGSCDIDSKPYLKELGVEIVERKQPIQFTSNFGEHVHRWAPYIQGFSAAFVQSILDQYKDDYKSPIILDPFAGCGTVLTQSKLNGYKSTGTELNPLLQFIADVKVNSWDIEPKLLLKIFSSVPKDLKTPAPEFLKSKNQFNPGVLSNLEFLKGGIDAIPTKIKEQMKVKNLILLAFSSILIDCSNLKRTPCLGYWKGKKVADNAPWILMEHKIKDICKDLEILQTRYKKNIFIESNVLLVNAMKYRHEHFFDLVITSPPYMNGLDYVMNYKIEMAWLGFTQGTKDAKKVKDSLVVCDNVSKGLIKTFAQSNAKYSNGWIEEIKANIEKNIKRRGNYRRSDMPHIVHKYFDDMYKVISVVTKSLKSNSRFILVVGDSLIADVYVPTDLLLAKIGTELGLTIEKIEKARDRRSGQVRNYRLRETIITLKRN; this is translated from the coding sequence ATGCAACTAGGATTGCCAGGTATAAACGATAATATTGATGTCAGAAGAAAGAACGTCCTTTCTTCTCCAAAATTTGGTGGCTCATGCGATATTGACTCAAAACCTTACCTAAAAGAATTAGGTGTTGAGATCGTTGAAAGAAAACAGCCGATACAATTCACATCGAATTTTGGCGAACATGTTCACAGGTGGGCTCCTTATATCCAGGGGTTTTCTGCTGCATTTGTACAATCAATACTCGACCAATATAAAGATGATTATAAATCACCCATTATTCTTGACCCCTTTGCTGGCTGTGGAACCGTCCTCACCCAAAGCAAACTAAATGGCTACAAGTCTACAGGAACTGAGTTAAATCCGCTCCTCCAATTTATTGCAGATGTAAAGGTTAATTCATGGGACATTGAACCTAAATTACTCCTGAAAATATTTTCATCTGTCCCTAAAGACTTGAAAACGCCTGCCCCTGAGTTTCTTAAATCTAAGAATCAATTCAATCCAGGAGTGCTAAGTAACTTAGAATTTCTCAAGGGCGGAATTGATGCTATTCCTACAAAAATCAAAGAACAAATGAAGGTCAAAAACCTTATCCTGCTTGCATTTTCTTCAATTTTGATCGATTGCAGTAATCTTAAAAGAACTCCATGCCTTGGATACTGGAAAGGCAAAAAAGTAGCCGACAACGCTCCATGGATACTCATGGAGCATAAGATTAAAGATATTTGCAAAGACCTTGAAATTCTTCAAACGAGATATAAAAAGAATATCTTTATAGAAAGTAATGTCTTACTTGTCAATGCGATGAAATACAGGCATGAGCACTTTTTTGATCTTGTCATTACCTCACCACCGTATATGAATGGACTTGACTATGTTATGAATTATAAGATTGAAATGGCATGGCTTGGTTTTACACAAGGGACAAAGGATGCCAAAAAAGTAAAGGATAGTCTTGTTGTTTGTGACAACGTTTCCAAAGGATTAATCAAGACATTTGCTCAGTCAAACGCTAAATATTCAAATGGTTGGATAGAAGAAATAAAAGCAAATATCGAGAAAAATATAAAAAGGAGAGGTAATTATCGCCGAAGCGATATGCCTCATATCGTACATAAATACTTTGATGATATGTACAAGGTCATAAGTGTAGTTACAAAATCTCTTAAATCAAATAGTCGTTTTATTCTTGTTGTTGGTGATAGCTTAATTGCCGATGTTTATGTGCCTACAGATTTGTTGTTAGCTAAAATCGGGACGGAGCTTGGACTTACCATTGAGAAAATAGAAAAGGCACGAGATCGCCGGTCCGGCCAGGTAAGAAATTATAGACTGAGAGAAACAATAATTACTCTAAAAAGAAACTAA
- a CDS encoding putative DNA methylase → MTKTFNEKLAFIEDSKFPSTRFQGSKLKIADWIWEGIKDLEFQTALDAFGGTGSVAYMLKQKGKIVTYNDILKFNYYVGMALIENDSVTLSRKDIDFLFTRHAGIIYPGFIAETFKDIYYTDEENSWIDMVVINIRLLNDTYKQALAYFALFQACIAKRPFNLFHRKNLYLRFADIKRNFGNKATWDTPFEAHFRRFVKEANNAVFSHGQKNRALNLDVFDVKEDFDLVYIDTPYISKKGVGIDYLGFYHFLEGLVNYETWPDMIDYRSKHKRLKIKPSVWADKNKIHAAFDQLFQKFRDSIIVVSYRSDGIPSVEKLAEILSKYKRTVHEIQRKNYKYVLSKNEIEEILFIGE, encoded by the coding sequence ATGACAAAGACTTTTAATGAAAAACTGGCTTTTATTGAGGACTCAAAATTCCCTTCAACGCGATTCCAGGGCAGTAAGCTTAAGATTGCCGATTGGATATGGGAAGGGATAAAGGATTTGGAATTTCAAACGGCTTTGGACGCCTTTGGCGGAACGGGCAGCGTGGCTTATATGCTTAAGCAGAAGGGGAAAATCGTTACCTATAATGATATATTGAAATTCAATTATTATGTCGGGATGGCGTTGATAGAAAATGATAGTGTTACTCTTTCCAGAAAAGATATAGATTTTCTTTTTACGAGACACGCGGGAATAATCTATCCCGGTTTTATAGCGGAAACCTTCAAGGATATCTATTACACAGATGAAGAAAATAGCTGGATAGATATGGTCGTGATAAATATCAGATTACTCAATGATACCTATAAACAAGCCCTGGCATATTTTGCTTTATTTCAGGCCTGTATTGCCAAAAGACCGTTTAATCTCTTTCATAGAAAGAATCTTTACTTGAGATTTGCTGATATTAAGCGGAATTTTGGAAATAAGGCAACCTGGGATACACCTTTTGAGGCTCATTTTAGAAGATTTGTTAAGGAGGCAAACAACGCTGTCTTTTCTCATGGACAAAAGAATCGAGCATTAAACCTTGATGTCTTTGATGTGAAAGAGGATTTCGACCTTGTATACATTGATACGCCTTATATTTCAAAGAAGGGTGTTGGTATCGATTATCTTGGGTTTTATCATTTTCTTGAAGGCCTTGTAAATTACGAGACTTGGCCTGATATGATCGATTACAGGTCAAAGCATAAGAGGTTAAAAATAAAACCATCAGTTTGGGCTGATAAAAATAAGATCCATGCTGCATTTGACCAATTGTTTCAAAAATTTCGGGATAGTATTATCGTTGTTTCCTATCGTTCCGATGGGATTCCTTCTGTAGAAAAACTTGCAGAGATACTCAGTAAGTATAAGAGAACGGTACATGAGATACAGAGGAAGAATTATAAGTACGTTTTAAGTAAAAATGAGATAGAGGAAATTCTTTTCATAGGGGAGTAA